One window from the genome of Molothrus ater isolate BHLD 08-10-18 breed brown headed cowbird chromosome 35, BPBGC_Mater_1.1, whole genome shotgun sequence encodes:
- the LOC118700740 gene encoding olfactory receptor 14C36-like, translating to MSNSSSIRHFLLLALADTWQLQLLHFCLLLGISLAALLGNGLIISAVACGHHLHTPMFFFLLNLALTDLGSICTTVPKAMHNSLWDTSNISYTGCAAQLFFFLFFIVAEFSLLTIMCYDRYVSICKPLHYGTLLDSRACAHMAAAAWASAFLNALLHTASTFSLPLCHGNALGQFFCEIPQILKLSCPHSNLREFGLIAVSACLALGCFVFIVFSYVQIFRAVLRIPSEQGRHKAFSTCLPHLAVVSLFISTAVFAYLKPPSMSSPSLDLGLSVLYSVVPPALNPLIYSLRNQELKAAVCKMMTGCFQKH from the coding sequence atgtccaacagcagctccatcaggcacttcctcctgctggcattggcagacacgtggcagctgcagctcctgcacttctgcctcttgctgggcatctccctggctgccctcctgggcaacggcctcatcatcagcgctGTAGCCTgtggccaccacctgcacacgcccatgttcttcttcctgctcaacctggccctcactgacctgggctccatctgcaccactgtccccaaagccatgcacaattccctctgggacaccagcaacatctcctacacgggatgtgctgcacagctctttttctttctcttctttattgTAGCAGAGTTTTCCCtcctgaccatcatgtgctacgaccgctacgtgtccatctgcaaacccctgcactacgggaccctcctggatagcagagcttgtgcccacatggcagcagctgcctgggccagtgcctttctcaatgctttgctgcacacagccagtacattttccctgcccctgtgccatggcaatgccctgggccagttcttctgtgaaatcccacagatcctcaagctctcctgccCACACTCAAACCTCAGGGAATTtgggctcattgctgtcagtgcctGTTTAGCACTtggttgttttgtgttcattgttttctcctatgtgcagatcttcagggctgtgctgaggatcccctctgagcagggacggcacaaagccttttccacctgcctccctcacctggctgtggtctcTCTGTTCATCAGCACTGCAGTATTTGCCTacctgaagcccccctccatgtcctcGCCGTCCCTGGATCTGGGCCTGTCAGTTCTGTATtcggtggtgcctccagccctgaaccccctcatctacagcctgaggaaccaggagctcaaggctgcagtgtgcaAAATGATGACTGgatgctttcagaaacattaa